Proteins from a single region of Gemmatimonadales bacterium:
- a CDS encoding TPM domain-containing protein, whose product MTGWVKATGLGLALQLAVFAGALAAQSPVDSLFPARPTGYLTDVAGVVDAASAATIDSIASRLRSVTGAEFAVVTLPTIGDYAASDVALAIGRAWGVGRAAQIGDATRNAGLVILVVPRREGDPNSGHIFISTGQGLEGIVTDAAAGRVRDAMVPELRAGQYGPGLVTGTRLLAARVARGLGATDSTLTTPGGRPDVSWGLLLFLFIVAVVVVVTMIRASRGGGPPSGGSSGGRRTGVPPIFWGGGGGRWGGGGGFGGGGGGFGGFGGGGGFSGGGAGGRF is encoded by the coding sequence GTGACAGGTTGGGTGAAAGCTACCGGGCTGGGACTCGCGCTTCAACTCGCGGTCTTCGCGGGTGCCCTCGCCGCCCAGTCACCTGTCGACTCACTCTTCCCGGCCAGGCCGACCGGCTACCTGACGGACGTCGCGGGGGTGGTGGACGCGGCCTCGGCCGCCACCATCGATTCGATCGCGTCGCGGCTGCGTTCGGTGACCGGGGCGGAGTTCGCGGTCGTCACCCTCCCCACCATCGGCGACTATGCCGCCTCCGATGTGGCCCTGGCCATCGGCCGCGCCTGGGGGGTCGGGCGGGCGGCGCAGATCGGCGATGCCACCCGAAACGCGGGGCTGGTCATCCTGGTGGTGCCTCGGCGCGAGGGCGACCCGAACTCCGGGCATATCTTCATCAGCACGGGGCAGGGGCTCGAGGGGATCGTGACCGACGCCGCCGCCGGCCGCGTGCGGGACGCCATGGTGCCTGAGCTGCGCGCCGGGCAGTATGGGCCCGGGCTGGTCACCGGCACACGCCTCCTCGCGGCGCGCGTGGCGCGTGGGCTCGGCGCGACTGACAGCACCCTCACGACTCCGGGAGGCCGGCCAGACGTCTCCTGGGGGCTGCTGCTCTTCCTGTTCATCGTGGCCGTCGTGGTGGTGGTGACGATGATCCGTGCCTCGCGGGGGGGCGGCCCGCCGTCCGGGGGGAGCTCAGGGGGGCGTCGCACCGGCGTACCGCCCATATTTTGGGGAGGTGGAGGAGGGCGATGGGGTGGTGGTGGCGGCTTCGGGGGCGGAGGAGGTGGCTTCGGAGGGTTCGGCGGCGGTGGCGGCTTCAGCGGCGGTGGCGCCGGCGGGAGGTTCTAG
- a CDS encoding thioredoxin domain-containing protein: protein MRLLPTLLVVAALAAPLSAQESMAARTKGSPTAPVTVYEMSDFQCPYCAQFALTIFPTLEAEYVETGKVRWIFVNFPLPMHPNAVSAAQVAMCAAKQDKFWPVHDLLFRNQKVWAPLEAPGEYLLTFADSASLDSAAFKECLTTGATRATIESDAKAAVNSGAKSTPSFYIEGGIMAGAQPVTVFRPILDSIYAVKTAPAK, encoded by the coding sequence ATGCGCCTCTTGCCGACGCTGCTCGTCGTCGCGGCCCTCGCCGCCCCACTCAGCGCCCAGGAATCGATGGCGGCGCGGACCAAGGGAAGCCCGACCGCGCCCGTCACCGTCTACGAAATGTCGGACTTCCAGTGTCCCTACTGCGCCCAGTTTGCGCTCACCATCTTCCCGACGCTGGAAGCGGAATACGTGGAGACGGGCAAGGTGCGCTGGATCTTCGTGAACTTCCCGCTGCCCATGCACCCCAACGCCGTCTCGGCGGCCCAGGTGGCGATGTGCGCGGCGAAGCAGGACAAGTTCTGGCCGGTGCACGACCTGCTCTTCCGCAACCAGAAGGTCTGGGCGCCCCTCGAGGCACCGGGTGAATACCTGCTGACCTTTGCCGACTCCGCCTCGCTCGATAGCGCGGCGTTCAAGGAATGCCTGACCACCGGCGCCACGCGCGCCACCATCGAGAGCGACGCGAAGGCGGCGGTCAACTCCGGCGCCAAGAGCACGCCGAGCTTCTATATCGAGGGGGGCATCATGGCGGGGGCCCAGCCGGTCACGGTCTTCCGGCCGATCCTGGACTCGATCTACGCGGTGAAGACGGCGCCAGCGAAGTAG
- a CDS encoding CPBP family intramembrane glutamic endopeptidase, giving the protein MPPTKPSYWRDTRAPRYSLLYALPLLLGYEGLAFLLSGDAISGVRNGADVLLKSAFLWLGGRDGLLVFGLALVGVSAVLVWRDVRRGGTITGRYFLGMMAESVVYALVFGVVTGTLTGLILHGASMLSAGPMAGLDLPTQLMISLGAGLYEELLFRVLLVGLLARLARVGFGWLPGASGIFAVLVGALIFSAFHYVGPYGDELQLASFTFRAVAGVLFSALYLLRGFGITAWTHALYDVFLSLTLA; this is encoded by the coding sequence ATGCCCCCGACCAAGCCCTCCTACTGGCGCGACACCCGCGCGCCCCGGTACTCGCTCCTCTACGCGCTACCCCTGCTCCTGGGGTACGAGGGGCTGGCCTTCCTGCTGTCGGGCGACGCGATCAGTGGCGTGCGGAACGGCGCCGATGTCCTGCTGAAGAGCGCCTTCCTCTGGCTGGGCGGCCGCGACGGGCTCCTGGTGTTCGGGCTGGCACTGGTGGGCGTGTCGGCGGTGCTGGTCTGGCGGGACGTGCGGCGCGGGGGGACCATCACCGGACGCTACTTCCTGGGGATGATGGCGGAGTCGGTGGTGTATGCCCTGGTCTTCGGCGTGGTGACCGGCACCCTGACCGGCCTCATCCTCCACGGTGCGTCGATGCTGAGCGCCGGCCCGATGGCGGGACTCGACCTGCCGACGCAGTTGATGATTTCGCTGGGAGCGGGGCTGTACGAGGAGCTGCTCTTCCGGGTCCTGCTGGTGGGGCTGCTGGCGCGCCTGGCGCGGGTGGGCTTCGGATGGCTGCCGGGCGCCTCAGGCATCTTTGCGGTGCTGGTCGGGGCGCTGATCTTCTCGGCGTTCCACTACGTCGGCCCCTACGGCGACGAGCTGCAGCTGGCCTCGTTCACCTTCCGGGCGGTGGCCGGCGTGCTCTTCAGCGCCCTCTACCTGCTGCGCGGGTTCGGCATCACCGCCTGGACGCACGCGCTGTACGATGTGTTCCTGTCGCTGACGCTGGCGTAG
- a CDS encoding glycosyltransferase N-terminal domain-containing protein, whose protein sequence is MPHTSLLYRIAARSASALVPLAGLGSEKVARSHQGRRGAVGRLVAWGKRSRDPARPLVWLHAPSVGEGLQAESVLHVLRRRHPEWQYVYTWFSPSAEPLGRRLPVDIADYLPYDLAGNVNALLAALRPDVLAFSKLDLWPELATRAASAGTRVVMVAATVSPGSGRLRWPVRQALRPGYASLSLAGAISTDDASRLERLGADPSRIRVTGDPRFGQRGGEGDRIRLDDPLLQFGKGAPTMVAGSTWPADERVVLDAFARLHVHRPDARLILVPHEPTEQHLAPVEQAAARLGLPTPVRLSRAADTPLPFLLVDRVGVLAALYTGASMAFVGGGFGRAGLHSVLEPAACGIPVVFGPNWSNSRDAGLLLSAGGAEALSAFGTEEAGEALHGLWHGWMENETRRLSQGQKARAVVEAGRGAAEASAALIEEAVARPT, encoded by the coding sequence ATGCCTCACACGTCCCTCCTCTACCGGATCGCGGCCCGCTCGGCGTCGGCGCTGGTGCCGCTGGCCGGGCTCGGCAGCGAAAAGGTGGCCCGCAGCCACCAGGGCCGCCGCGGCGCTGTCGGGCGGCTGGTGGCGTGGGGCAAGCGTTCCCGCGACCCTGCACGCCCGCTGGTCTGGCTGCACGCCCCCTCCGTGGGGGAGGGGCTGCAGGCGGAAAGCGTCCTGCACGTCCTCCGCCGACGCCATCCCGAGTGGCAGTACGTCTACACCTGGTTCAGTCCCTCCGCCGAACCGCTGGGCCGGCGCCTGCCAGTCGACATTGCCGACTACCTGCCCTACGACCTGGCCGGCAACGTCAACGCCCTGCTCGCCGCCCTCCGTCCGGACGTGCTCGCCTTTTCGAAACTCGATCTCTGGCCGGAGCTCGCCACCCGGGCGGCATCCGCCGGGACGCGGGTGGTCATGGTGGCCGCGACGGTGTCGCCGGGAAGCGGGCGCCTGCGCTGGCCGGTGCGCCAGGCGCTCCGGCCAGGATATGCCAGCCTCTCGCTGGCGGGCGCCATTTCCACCGACGACGCCTCGCGGCTCGAACGCCTCGGCGCCGACCCGTCCCGCATCCGGGTCACCGGCGACCCCCGATTCGGACAGCGTGGTGGAGAAGGTGACCGCATCCGACTGGACGACCCCCTGCTTCAGTTCGGGAAGGGCGCACCGACCATGGTGGCCGGCTCCACCTGGCCCGCCGACGAGCGGGTGGTGCTGGACGCCTTCGCGCGGCTCCACGTCCATCGGCCAGATGCGCGCCTCATCCTGGTGCCCCACGAACCGACCGAACAGCACCTCGCTCCGGTCGAGCAGGCTGCGGCGCGGCTGGGGCTTCCGACGCCGGTTCGGCTCAGCCGGGCGGCCGACACGCCACTCCCCTTCCTCCTCGTGGATCGAGTGGGAGTGCTCGCGGCGCTCTACACCGGGGCGAGCATGGCCTTCGTGGGAGGAGGATTCGGGCGGGCCGGACTGCACTCGGTACTGGAGCCGGCGGCTTGCGGCATTCCGGTGGTGTTCGGCCCCAACTGGTCGAACAGCCGGGATGCGGGATTGCTGCTCTCGGCGGGCGGCGCCGAGGCGCTGTCGGCGTTCGGCACCGAAGAGGCGGGGGAGGCGCTGCATGGCCTCTGGCACGGGTGGATGGAAAACGAAACGCGCCGACTGTCGCAGGGACAGAAGGCGCGTGCGGTCGTGGAAGCGGGTCGAGGCGCCGCGGAGGCGTCAGCCGCGCTGATCGAGGAGGCGGTGGCCCGCCCTACTTGA
- the atpC gene encoding ATP synthase F1 subunit epsilon has protein sequence MRVTVISPEGSIFDGEAESLQAPAYDGQVGILPHHAPFMTLLGEGTLLVRVAGGEQSFAVRGGFLQVVGNVVRVVAEHAKEVVHAS, from the coding sequence ATGCGAGTCACGGTGATTTCCCCTGAGGGATCCATCTTTGACGGCGAGGCGGAGAGCCTGCAGGCCCCCGCCTACGACGGGCAGGTGGGGATCTTGCCGCACCACGCCCCATTCATGACGCTGCTCGGCGAGGGTACCTTGCTGGTGCGCGTCGCCGGTGGTGAGCAGTCCTTTGCGGTGCGCGGCGGGTTCCTGCAGGTGGTGGGAAACGTCGTCCGTGTCGTCGCCGAACATGCCAAGGAGGTTGTCCATGCGTCGTAG
- the atpD gene encoding F0F1 ATP synthase subunit beta, with product MTTATLNIGTVVQVIGPVLDVEFEPGKLPEIYNALLLEDSSGDQPIKLVAEVQQHIGQNQVRAVAMSTTDGVVRGMQITDTGSAITVPVGDVPLGRILNVLGEPVDGGAPIPAGVERWPIHRETPKFVDLEPKTTVFETGIKVIDLIAPFVKGGKIGLFGGAGVGKTVVIMELINNVQKGHGGKSVFCGVGERTREGNDLYLEMSESGVLKSTALIYGQMNEPPGARLRVGLTGLTVAEYFRDVENQDVLLFIDNIFRFTQAGSEVSALLGRMPSAVGYQPTLATEMGDLQERITSTTKGSITSVQAIYVPADDLTDPAPATAFAHLDAQVVLSRAISELGIYPAVDPLDSSSRILSPQYVGERHYKVAIGVQLTLQRYKALQDIIAILGMDELSEEDKLVVSRARRIQRFLSQPFFVAEQFTGFPGKYVKLEETIESFERVLSGEFDHLPEQAFYMVGGIDEAVEKAKKMAAA from the coding sequence ATGACCACCGCCACACTGAATATCGGCACCGTCGTCCAGGTGATCGGCCCCGTCCTCGACGTGGAATTCGAGCCCGGCAAGCTGCCCGAGATCTACAACGCCCTCCTGCTGGAGGATTCCAGCGGCGACCAGCCGATCAAGCTGGTGGCCGAGGTGCAGCAGCACATCGGGCAGAACCAGGTGCGCGCGGTGGCCATGAGCACCACCGACGGCGTCGTTCGCGGCATGCAGATCACCGACACCGGCTCCGCCATCACGGTCCCCGTCGGCGACGTGCCGCTCGGCCGGATCCTGAACGTGCTCGGCGAGCCGGTGGACGGCGGCGCCCCGATCCCCGCCGGGGTGGAGCGCTGGCCCATTCACCGCGAGACCCCGAAGTTCGTCGATCTCGAGCCGAAGACCACCGTCTTCGAGACCGGCATCAAGGTCATCGACCTGATCGCCCCGTTCGTGAAGGGCGGCAAGATCGGCCTCTTCGGCGGCGCCGGCGTCGGCAAGACCGTCGTCATCATGGAGCTGATCAACAACGTGCAGAAGGGCCACGGCGGCAAGTCGGTCTTCTGCGGCGTGGGCGAGCGGACCCGTGAGGGGAACGACCTCTACCTCGAAATGTCCGAGAGCGGCGTGCTCAAGTCGACCGCCCTCATCTACGGCCAGATGAACGAGCCGCCGGGCGCCCGTCTCCGCGTCGGGCTGACCGGCCTGACCGTGGCGGAGTACTTCCGCGACGTCGAGAACCAGGACGTGCTCCTCTTCATCGACAACATCTTCCGCTTCACCCAGGCCGGCTCCGAAGTCTCGGCGCTCCTCGGCCGCATGCCGAGCGCGGTCGGGTACCAGCCGACGCTGGCCACCGAAATGGGCGACCTGCAGGAGCGGATCACCTCGACCACCAAGGGCTCCATCACCTCGGTGCAGGCCATCTACGTGCCCGCCGACGACCTGACCGACCCCGCGCCGGCCACCGCCTTTGCCCACCTCGACGCGCAGGTCGTGCTCTCCCGCGCCATCTCGGAACTGGGCATCTACCCCGCCGTGGACCCGCTCGACAGCTCGAGCCGGATCCTCTCGCCGCAGTATGTCGGCGAGCGGCACTACAAGGTCGCCATCGGCGTCCAGCTCACCCTGCAGCGCTACAAGGCGCTCCAGGACATCATCGCGATCCTCGGCATGGACGAGCTCTCCGAAGAGGACAAGCTGGTCGTGTCGCGGGCCCGCCGCATCCAGCGCTTCCTGTCGCAGCCCTTCTTCGTGGCCGAGCAGTTCACCGGCTTCCCCGGCAAGTACGTCAAGCTCGAGGAGACCATCGAGAGCTTCGAGCGGGTGCTCTCCGGTGAGTTCGACCACCTGCCCGAGCAGGCCTTCTACATGGTCGGCGGCATCGACGAAGCGGTGGAGAAGGCCAAGAAGATGGCGGCGGCGTGA
- the atpG gene encoding ATP synthase F1 subunit gamma, with translation MAKSKALKGRIRSVTNTRKITRTMELVATSKLKRAQDRVVATRPYAEALRGVIADLVTPELAEGFPLLRQPAPPAKGGPTRAAVILLTSNRGLAGGFNANLIKEGRRRMEALEKAGYTVDLYAIGKKGIGFFRYLGRSMALQRADVTDNPTPDHAIEIMAPLIAAYSQGELASVDLVYAAFISPLTTPPTTLRILPVEPPAAKAGAARADYILRPDAAQILDRLLPLYVRNTMYRGLVETSAAEHGARRTAMKSATDNAGEILDLLKRTYNRQRQAAITQEIAEIVGGAAALQG, from the coding sequence ATGGCCAAGTCGAAGGCCCTCAAGGGCCGGATTCGCTCGGTCACCAACACCCGCAAGATCACGCGGACGATGGAGCTGGTGGCCACGTCCAAGCTGAAGCGGGCGCAGGACCGCGTCGTCGCCACCCGGCCGTACGCCGAGGCACTGCGCGGCGTCATTGCCGACCTGGTCACCCCCGAGCTGGCCGAGGGCTTTCCCCTCCTCCGGCAGCCGGCGCCGCCGGCGAAGGGCGGTCCGACCCGCGCGGCGGTCATTCTGCTGACCTCCAATCGCGGGCTGGCGGGTGGCTTCAACGCCAACCTGATCAAGGAAGGCCGCCGCCGGATGGAAGCGCTGGAGAAGGCCGGCTACACGGTCGATCTCTACGCCATCGGCAAGAAGGGCATTGGCTTCTTCAGGTATCTCGGCCGGTCCATGGCGTTGCAGCGGGCGGACGTGACCGACAACCCGACGCCGGATCACGCCATTGAAATCATGGCGCCGCTGATCGCCGCCTACTCGCAGGGCGAGCTGGCGAGCGTGGACCTGGTCTACGCGGCGTTCATCAGCCCGCTGACCACGCCTCCCACGACGCTCCGGATTCTCCCGGTTGAGCCGCCGGCGGCCAAGGCGGGCGCCGCGCGGGCCGACTACATCCTGCGGCCCGACGCCGCGCAGATCCTCGACCGGCTGCTCCCGCTCTATGTGCGGAACACGATGTACCGCGGGCTGGTCGAGACCAGCGCCGCCGAGCACGGGGCCCGGCGCACCGCGATGAAGAGCGCCACCGACAACGCGGGCGAGATTCTCGACCTGCTCAAGCGGACCTACAACCGTCAGCGCCAGGCGGCGATCACGCAGGAAATCGCCGAGATCGTCGGCGGCGCCGCGGCGTTGCAGGGCTAA
- the atpA gene encoding F0F1 ATP synthase subunit alpha codes for MATESVLRPGELKDALLKEIAAANLATIDTADVGTVLEVKDGVARVYGLSKAMAGEMIEFTAQETGETVTGLVLNLDADSVGAAILGNYLVLKEGDEVRCTGRVLEVPAGPALLGRVVDALGRPVDGLGPIKTDTSRLVEMVAPGIIVRQPVKEPLQTGIKAIDAMIPIGRGQRELIIGDRGTGKTAIAIDTIINQKGTGVVCVYVAIGQKRSTVASVVERLREAGAMDYTIVVVASASEPAPLQYIAPYTGAAMAEYFMYEEGKATLCVYDDLSKQAAAYRQLSLVLRRPPGREAYPGDVFYLHSRLLERAAKISEEADVVKLDPRIKKPGGSLTALPIIETQAGDVSAYIPTNVISITDGQIFLTTDLFYSNIRPAVDAGISVSRVGGNAQIKAMKQVAGPLRLSLAQFRELEAFSQFGSDLDAATQKQLARGARLVEVLKQPQYAPMPVERQVAIIYVVTNGHLDDVEVGHIRQWEADFLEYLASAHSAVLDGIRTKKAFDKELTAALEAAIASFKPLFHVA; via the coding sequence ATGGCCACCGAATCCGTGCTGCGCCCCGGCGAACTCAAGGATGCTCTCCTCAAGGAGATCGCCGCCGCCAACCTCGCGACCATCGATACCGCCGACGTCGGCACCGTCCTCGAAGTGAAGGACGGCGTCGCCCGGGTGTACGGGCTGTCCAAGGCGATGGCTGGTGAAATGATCGAGTTCACCGCCCAGGAAACCGGTGAGACGGTGACCGGGCTGGTGCTGAACCTCGACGCCGACAGCGTCGGCGCCGCGATCCTCGGCAACTACCTGGTGCTGAAGGAGGGCGACGAGGTCCGCTGCACCGGCCGCGTGCTCGAGGTGCCGGCCGGGCCGGCTCTGCTCGGGCGCGTCGTGGACGCCCTCGGCCGCCCGGTGGACGGGCTCGGCCCGATCAAGACCGACACCTCGCGGCTGGTGGAAATGGTCGCCCCCGGCATCATCGTGCGGCAGCCGGTCAAGGAGCCGCTCCAGACCGGCATCAAGGCCATCGACGCGATGATCCCGATCGGCCGCGGCCAGCGCGAGCTCATCATCGGCGACCGCGGCACCGGCAAGACGGCCATCGCCATCGACACCATCATCAACCAGAAGGGCACCGGCGTCGTCTGCGTGTACGTCGCCATCGGGCAGAAGCGCTCGACGGTGGCCTCGGTGGTCGAGCGGCTCCGCGAGGCCGGCGCGATGGACTACACCATCGTCGTCGTGGCCTCGGCGTCCGAGCCGGCGCCGCTGCAGTACATCGCGCCCTACACCGGCGCCGCCATGGCCGAGTACTTCATGTACGAGGAGGGGAAGGCCACCCTCTGCGTGTACGACGACCTCTCCAAGCAGGCCGCCGCGTACCGCCAGCTCTCCCTGGTGCTCCGCCGTCCCCCGGGCCGCGAGGCGTACCCCGGCGACGTCTTCTACCTCCACAGCCGTCTCCTCGAGCGCGCCGCCAAGATCTCGGAAGAGGCCGACGTGGTGAAGCTCGATCCGCGCATCAAGAAGCCGGGCGGCTCGCTCACGGCGCTGCCGATCATCGAGACCCAGGCCGGTGACGTGTCGGCGTACATCCCGACCAACGTCATCTCGATCACCGACGGCCAGATCTTCCTGACCACCGACCTCTTCTACTCGAACATCCGCCCCGCGGTGGACGCCGGCATCAGCGTCAGCCGCGTTGGCGGCAACGCGCAGATCAAGGCGATGAAGCAGGTGGCCGGTCCGCTCCGCCTCTCGCTGGCGCAGTTCCGCGAGCTCGAGGCCTTCTCCCAGTTCGGTTCCGACCTCGACGCGGCCACGCAGAAGCAGCTGGCCCGCGGCGCCCGCCTGGTTGAAGTGCTGAAGCAGCCGCAGTACGCGCCGATGCCGGTCGAGCGCCAGGTGGCCATCATCTACGTGGTGACCAACGGGCATCTCGACGACGTCGAGGTCGGCCACATCCGGCAGTGGGAGGCGGACTTCCTCGAGTACCTTGCGTCGGCGCATTCCGCGGTGCTCGATGGGATCCGGACCAAGAAGGCGTTTGACAAGGAGCTCACCGCCGCGCTCGAGGCGGCCATCGCGTCCTTCAAGCCGTTGTTCCACGTCGCGTAA
- a CDS encoding AraC family transcriptional regulator — translation MAAIAAMLDGRGAVTALRRSLPRGGPGVVTCRTPAHLRQLLDRRIVEAVVFAPHPGLLDEWAALRADFPDIPIVVYAPIRPDDGALLAECRRQKVAAVLVEGVDDAVVGELVRRVSLVATRRRALADAPRLLRLADPLQRQLWDLLIDRVDQPVTTAALAARLGVSREHLSRQFGAGGAPNLKRVIDFLRVVAAAQLLHNPGYTVAQVAALLSFSSSSHLGSTARRIAGIGVQELAQTTPRELLGRFARGHTRSRL, via the coding sequence ATGGCGGCCATCGCCGCCATGCTCGACGGGCGGGGCGCCGTGACGGCGCTCCGGCGCTCCCTCCCTCGTGGTGGCCCCGGCGTCGTCACCTGCCGCACCCCGGCGCATCTCAGGCAGTTGCTCGATCGCCGGATCGTCGAGGCGGTCGTCTTTGCGCCGCACCCCGGCCTCCTCGACGAGTGGGCTGCCCTCCGCGCCGACTTCCCCGACATCCCCATCGTGGTCTACGCCCCCATCCGTCCCGACGACGGCGCCCTGCTGGCCGAGTGCCGCAGGCAAAAGGTGGCGGCGGTGCTGGTGGAGGGAGTGGATGACGCGGTGGTGGGCGAGTTGGTTCGGCGGGTATCGCTGGTCGCCACCCGGCGCCGCGCCCTGGCCGACGCCCCCCGGCTCCTCCGGCTTGCCGATCCGTTGCAGCGCCAGCTCTGGGACCTCCTTATTGATCGGGTGGACCAGCCGGTCACGACAGCCGCCCTGGCCGCACGCCTGGGGGTCTCCCGGGAACACCTCTCCCGCCAGTTCGGCGCCGGTGGGGCTCCTAACCTCAAGCGGGTCATCGACTTCCTGCGGGTCGTAGCGGCGGCCCAGCTGCTCCACAACCCCGGCTACACCGTGGCCCAGGTGGCCGCGCTTCTCTCCTTCTCCTCTTCCAGTCACCTTGGGTCGACGGCCCGCCGGATCGCGGGAATCGGTGTGCAGGAGCTCGCGCAAACCACGCCCCGGGAACTCCTCGGCCGCTTCGCACGGGGGCACACCAGGAGCCGCTTGTAG
- a CDS encoding NUDIX domain-containing protein, producing the protein MPKRKPEREVSAGGIVFRRFGTEAHFLLIKDSYRHWGFPKGHLEEEETPAEAALRETGEETGLESLVLHGPIRIIDWHFRFRGRAIHKFCHFFLFESPEGEVIPQEDEGITDHRWLPLDKALEQLSYDNARGVLRRGGEMARTLVAVGAGRPKKQPDPVAAEG; encoded by the coding sequence ATGCCCAAGCGGAAACCGGAGCGCGAAGTCAGTGCCGGCGGAATCGTCTTTCGACGGTTCGGCACGGAGGCGCATTTCCTCCTGATCAAGGACTCCTACCGCCACTGGGGGTTTCCGAAGGGTCACCTGGAGGAGGAAGAGACGCCCGCCGAGGCGGCGCTGCGCGAGACCGGCGAGGAGACCGGGCTCGAGTCGCTGGTACTGCACGGTCCCATCCGGATCATCGACTGGCATTTCCGCTTCCGCGGCCGCGCCATCCACAAGTTCTGCCACTTCTTCCTCTTCGAGAGCCCGGAGGGAGAGGTCATTCCGCAGGAAGACGAGGGGATCACCGATCACCGCTGGCTGCCACTCGACAAGGCGCTCGAGCAGCTGAGCTACGACAACGCGCGCGGCGTCCTCCGCCGCGGCGGCGAGATGGCCCGTACCCTGGTGGCGGTCGGGGCGGGGCGGCCGAAGAAGCAGCCGGACCCCGTCGCCGCCGAAGGCTGA
- a CDS encoding MlaD family protein: MKQRNAFAVGGTVLAALLIVVVGAIWLGHIQIGSRPEKVTVRFRTVGGMGVGAPVTLRGVKIGQVFSVQLADGDWVVATLKLEERSEIPASPAVIASTASLFGEWEAQIISLDDPVDQPAVLADLMAAKKAGPDDWPGATLPDIGQLTAQAGRIAGDIALLTDRVGAVFDSTTAAKVRNSLDEFLTMVNTLTAFTNKQTEKVDRISTNAVAGSRDFAGAAKDLSATLSRLDSATSEGQLQNIVNSAQGSSADLRVATADLRVLMAAAREHEVSLVRILVAADSVMGRLQAGQGTLGMLTKDSTLYNETTATMIELRKLIADIQVNPRKYFKFSVF, from the coding sequence GTGAAGCAGCGAAACGCATTCGCCGTGGGGGGCACCGTGCTGGCCGCCCTCCTGATCGTCGTCGTCGGCGCCATCTGGCTCGGGCACATTCAGATCGGCAGCCGGCCCGAAAAGGTCACGGTGCGGTTCCGCACGGTGGGCGGCATGGGCGTCGGCGCGCCGGTGACCCTGCGCGGCGTCAAGATCGGCCAGGTCTTCTCGGTCCAGCTTGCCGACGGCGACTGGGTCGTGGCCACGCTCAAGCTGGAGGAGCGCTCGGAAATTCCCGCCAGCCCCGCCGTCATCGCCTCGACCGCGAGCCTCTTCGGCGAGTGGGAGGCGCAGATCATTTCCCTCGACGATCCCGTCGACCAGCCCGCCGTGCTGGCCGATCTGATGGCGGCGAAGAAGGCGGGGCCGGACGACTGGCCCGGCGCCACCCTGCCCGACATCGGCCAGCTGACGGCGCAGGCTGGCCGCATTGCCGGTGACATTGCCCTCCTGACCGACCGGGTTGGCGCCGTCTTCGACTCGACCACCGCCGCCAAGGTCCGGAACAGCCTGGACGAATTCCTGACCATGGTAAATACGCTGACCGCGTTTACCAACAAGCAGACGGAAAAGGTCGACCGGATTTCGACCAACGCCGTCGCCGGATCGCGCGACTTTGCCGGTGCGGCCAAGGACCTGAGCGCCACGCTCTCACGTCTCGACTCGGCCACCAGCGAGGGACAGCTCCAGAACATCGTCAATTCGGCGCAGGGTTCGTCGGCCGATCTCCGGGTGGCCACCGCCGACCTGCGCGTGCTCATGGCCGCCGCGCGGGAACACGAGGTCAGCCTGGTGCGGATTCTCGTGGCGGCCGATTCCGTCATGGGCCGCCTCCAGGCGGGGCAGGGCACCCTGGGCATGCTGACCAAGGACTCGACGCTGTACAACGAGACGACCGCCACCATGATCGAACTGCGGAAGCTGATCGCCGATATCCAGGTGAACCCCCGCAAGTACTTCAAGTTCTCGGTCTTTTAG